From Hermetia illucens chromosome 6, iHerIll2.2.curated.20191125, whole genome shotgun sequence, one genomic window encodes:
- the LOC119659107 gene encoding uncharacterized protein LOC119659107 produces the protein MFKGPTTQDDLFSILLRFSKHKFVFSSDIEKMYRQVNVSTEDSYLQLIVWRGNPNEDLRYYRLKTVTYGTTSAPYLATPCLVELANTSKESHPLASGAIKDFYVDDVMTGSNSLKEAVKIQDELKTLLQSAGFNLRKWCADHERLLSSIPSKDRKVELFVDDSTDEGVKRLGLTWNPKLDHFRITTIWNEPTKVTKRRVLSDTSRLFDPLGFVNPAITLAQIFLQELWSLKLDWDEAIPLGLHTRWLQFRQELADLNSIRIPRYLETKNATVSLHAFSDATERAYGVVIYLRSVNNHEDIKVTLLCCKSRVAPVKALYQGWNYVQQPLWLV, from the coding sequence ATGTTCAAGGGTCCTACAACACAAGATGACCTATTTTCAATCCTTCTACGATTCAGTAAACATAAGTTCGTCTTCTCATCAGATATTGAGAAGATGTACCGCCAGGTAAATGTCAGCACGGAGGACAGTTATCTACAACTCATTGTTTGGAGGGGCAACCCTAATGAAGACCTGAGGTACTATCGCTTGAAGACAGTCACTTATGGTACAACGTCCGCACCTTATCTAGCAACACCATGTTTGGTAGAATTGGCAAACACATCAAAGGAGTCACATCCACTTGCATCGGGCGCAATCAAGGATTTCTACGTGGATGACGTCATGACAGGAAGCAACAGCCTCAAAGAAGCTGTAAAAATTCAGGATGAGTTAAAAACACTGTTGCAGTCAGCTGGGTTCAACCTTCGTAAGTGGTGCGCAGACCATGAACGACTGCTTTCATCAATACCGAGCAAAGACAGAAAAGTGGAGCTTTTTGTCGACGACTCAACAGATGAAGGCGTGAAAAGGTTAGGGTTAACCTGGAACCCCAAGTTAGATCATTTTCGCATAACCACCATTTGGAACGAGCCAACCAAGGTAACAAAACGGAGGGTTTTGAGTGATACATCACGATTATTCGACCCATTAGGATTTGTCAATCCAGCAATTACACTGGCCCAAATATTTCTACAGGAATTGTGGTCACTAAAACTTGATTGGGATGAAGCCATACCACTGGGACTTCACACTCGGTGGCTTCAATTCCGCCAGGAACTTGCAGATCTTAACAGTATTCGAATACCCAGATATTTGGAAACAAAAAATGCCACAGTCAGTCTACACGCCTTCTCCGATGCTACTGAAAGGGCGTACGGTGTGGTAATATATTTACGCAGTGTAAATAACCATGAAGATATAAAGGTGACACTTCTCTGTTGCAAGTCCAGAGTGGCTCCAGTGAAAGCACTTTACCAAGGCTGGAATTATGTGCAGCAGCCCTTATGGCTGGTCTAA